In Verrucomicrobiia bacterium, a genomic segment contains:
- the ilvC gene encoding ketol-acid reductoisomerase produces the protein MATINFGGTKEEVITRKEFPMARARKVLKKEVIAVIGYGVQGPAQSLNLRDNGFHVIIGQASGFKRDWDRAIQDGWVPGKTLFEIDEAVRRGTIIQMLVSDAAQRAIWPGVKKNLKPGDALYFSHGFSIAYRKQTGVVPPKDVDVIMVAPKGSGTSVRRNFLTGAGINSSFAVGQDATGRAQERCLAVGIGIGSGYLFPTTFEHEVYSDLTGERGVLMGALAGIMEAQYDVLRSHGHSPSEAFNETVEELTQSLIRLVDENGMDWMYANCSATAQRGALDWKPRFKKAVMPVFKELYQRVKAGKECARVLSACGKPDYQAQLTKELAAIGDSEMWQAGKAVRALRPKEAARAIAKGTRGVSGRGQN, from the coding sequence ATGGCAACAATAAATTTTGGTGGAACGAAGGAAGAGGTCATTACGCGCAAGGAATTCCCGATGGCACGGGCGCGCAAGGTGCTCAAGAAGGAAGTCATCGCGGTCATCGGTTACGGGGTGCAGGGGCCGGCGCAGTCGCTCAACCTGCGCGACAACGGATTCCATGTCATCATCGGGCAGGCCAGCGGGTTCAAACGGGATTGGGACCGGGCAATCCAGGACGGCTGGGTGCCGGGCAAGACGCTTTTTGAGATCGACGAGGCGGTGCGCCGCGGCACGATCATTCAGATGCTCGTCTCCGATGCCGCTCAGCGCGCGATTTGGCCGGGGGTCAAAAAGAACCTGAAGCCAGGGGATGCGCTGTACTTCTCGCACGGCTTTTCGATAGCTTACCGGAAGCAGACGGGGGTGGTCCCGCCAAAGGACGTGGATGTGATCATGGTGGCGCCCAAAGGTTCGGGGACCTCCGTGCGGCGGAATTTCCTGACCGGCGCGGGGATTAATTCGAGTTTTGCCGTGGGCCAGGACGCGACTGGCCGGGCGCAGGAACGCTGTCTGGCGGTGGGGATTGGGATCGGCTCAGGGTATCTGTTTCCCACGACATTCGAGCACGAGGTGTATAGCGACCTGACCGGTGAGCGCGGGGTGTTGATGGGGGCCTTAGCTGGCATCATGGAGGCGCAATACGATGTGTTGCGCTCGCATGGCCATTCGCCCAGCGAGGCCTTCAACGAAACGGTCGAAGAGCTCACTCAGAGCCTGATTCGGCTTGTCGATGAAAACGGGATGGACTGGATGTATGCTAATTGCTCGGCGACGGCCCAGCGGGGTGCGCTGGACTGGAAACCTCGTTTCAAGAAGGCGGTGATGCCGGTTTTCAAAGAGCTGTATCAGCGGGTCAAGGCTGGCAAAGAATGCGCGCGGGTGCTCTCGGCATGCGGCAAACCCGATTACCAGGCGCAATTGACCAAGGAACTGGCCGCCATTGGCGATTCTGAGATGTGGCAGGCGGGCAAAGCGGTCCGCGCGCTGCGGCCAAAGGAAGCGGCGCGGGCGATTGCCAAAGGGACAAGAGGGGTTTCGGGCAGGGGCCAGAATTGA
- a CDS encoding GH116 family glycosyl hydrolase produces MKKNPGDLSMPRRRFLKLSAATVGAVGGLQAMPPAQAEQVLPQTSAPKRAGASKRGSTRAYNSDYKGEFLNQVAFPLGGIGAGMVCLEGAGTLSHVSFRNRPEVYNEPCVFAAISLKDKPEAARVLEGPVPARKIFGPPGTANGAGGTTYGLPRCASASFKSRFPFGVVTLSDPELPLEIQITGWSPFEPGDADNSSLPVAALEYRFHNAGRVRLEGVFSFNAKNFMANGNNPQAVRPIAGGFILWGGSDAERPWEEGAFSATVSSPEVKVNHAWFRGGWWDPLTMAWQDVAKGACFDRPPITEGAASPGASLFVPIELGPGGSQTVVLRLAWFAAQTNLRIGRDLPGVKPGPVSTADFRPWYAGRFTDINSISFYWRDHYEELRQKTQRFSDCLFDSTLPAEVLEAVGADLSILKSPTVLRQTDGRLWSWEGCGDDSGCCHGSCTHVWNYAQAIPHLFPALERTLRETEFGPSQNDAGHQQFRSALPIRPIEHDFYAAADGQLGGIMKAFREWRISGDSQWLRGLWPKVKRSLDYGIETWDPAHKGWIEEPHHNTYDIEFWGPGGFCTSFYLGALQAAVLMGKALDDAVPLYGELLERGTQKAETDLFNGEYFFQHIQWKGLRAQNPLENKSMVGSYSPEAVAIFEKEGPKYQYGTGCLADGVLGSWLALVCGVGQVLDSGKVLSHLEAVHRYNLKRTLATFANPQRPTYACGAEGGLLVCTWPKGSELSLPFPYSNEVWTGIEYHVASHLMRMGRVKQGLEIVRLCRDRYDGRVRNPFDEYECGHWYARAMSSYALLFGLSGARYDAVDKILYLEPSLAGDFRCFFSTASGYGTVGVKGGKPFYEPKAGALEIRELKYVARG; encoded by the coding sequence ATGAAAAAGAATCCTGGCGACTTATCGATGCCCCGGCGAAGGTTTCTGAAATTATCCGCTGCAACGGTGGGGGCTGTTGGCGGCCTTCAGGCAATGCCGCCTGCCCAAGCCGAGCAGGTCCTGCCGCAAACTTCTGCGCCGAAAAGGGCCGGGGCTTCAAAGCGCGGGAGCACCCGCGCCTATAACTCAGATTACAAAGGCGAGTTTTTGAACCAGGTCGCCTTTCCGCTGGGCGGGATAGGCGCCGGCATGGTTTGTCTCGAAGGCGCCGGGACGCTGTCGCATGTTTCGTTTCGCAACCGGCCAGAGGTCTATAACGAACCGTGCGTGTTTGCAGCCATCTCATTGAAAGATAAACCGGAGGCGGCCCGGGTGCTGGAGGGGCCGGTGCCTGCCAGAAAAATCTTCGGGCCGCCCGGGACGGCGAATGGGGCCGGGGGCACGACCTATGGATTGCCGCGCTGTGCGTCGGCCAGTTTCAAAAGCCGCTTTCCCTTTGGCGTGGTGACCCTCAGCGACCCGGAACTGCCGCTGGAAATCCAGATTACCGGCTGGAGCCCATTCGAGCCGGGCGACGCCGATAATTCGAGCCTGCCGGTTGCCGCCCTCGAGTATCGGTTCCATAATGCCGGCCGCGTGCGGCTCGAAGGGGTGTTCTCGTTTAATGCCAAAAACTTCATGGCCAACGGCAACAACCCGCAAGCGGTGCGGCCAATCGCCGGGGGCTTCATCCTGTGGGGGGGCAGCGATGCAGAGCGGCCATGGGAAGAGGGGGCCTTCTCGGCGACTGTTTCATCTCCAGAGGTTAAAGTGAACCATGCCTGGTTCCGGGGCGGTTGGTGGGACCCACTCACCATGGCCTGGCAGGACGTGGCCAAAGGCGCGTGTTTCGACCGGCCGCCCATTACCGAGGGGGCTGCCAGCCCCGGCGCCAGTTTGTTCGTTCCAATCGAACTGGGCCCGGGGGGCTCCCAAACAGTGGTCCTGCGTTTAGCCTGGTTCGCCGCGCAGACCAATTTGCGTATTGGCAGGGATTTGCCCGGGGTGAAGCCTGGGCCGGTTTCCACGGCGGATTTTCGACCGTGGTATGCTGGCCGATTTACGGACATCAACAGCATCAGCTTTTACTGGCGTGATCATTATGAAGAACTGCGCCAAAAGACCCAGCGCTTCAGCGATTGCTTATTTGATTCCACGCTTCCAGCCGAGGTGCTCGAAGCGGTTGGAGCCGACCTGAGCATTCTGAAATCCCCGACGGTGCTGCGCCAGACGGACGGGAGGTTGTGGTCGTGGGAAGGCTGTGGGGATGATTCGGGCTGCTGCCACGGTTCCTGCACCCATGTTTGGAACTATGCCCAGGCCATTCCTCACCTGTTCCCCGCGCTGGAACGCACCTTGCGCGAGACAGAGTTTGGACCCTCGCAGAACGATGCCGGCCATCAGCAGTTCCGCAGCGCCTTGCCCATCCGGCCCATAGAACACGATTTTTATGCCGCAGCCGACGGGCAGCTCGGGGGCATTATGAAGGCGTTCCGCGAATGGCGCATCAGCGGGGATAGCCAATGGCTGCGCGGTCTTTGGCCCAAGGTCAAACGCAGCCTGGACTACGGCATTGAGACGTGGGACCCGGCGCACAAGGGATGGATCGAGGAACCGCACCATAATACATACGATATCGAATTCTGGGGGCCAGGCGGGTTTTGCACCAGCTTCTACCTCGGAGCGCTCCAGGCCGCTGTGCTGATGGGCAAAGCGCTGGACGACGCGGTACCGCTCTATGGGGAATTGCTCGAGCGCGGGACACAGAAAGCGGAAACCGACCTGTTCAATGGCGAGTACTTTTTCCAACACATCCAGTGGAAGGGCCTGCGCGCGCAGAATCCGCTGGAAAACAAGAGCATGGTCGGAAGCTATTCTCCAGAGGCTGTGGCCATCTTTGAGAAGGAAGGGCCCAAATATCAATATGGGACCGGCTGCCTGGCCGACGGGGTGCTGGGTTCATGGCTGGCGCTGGTCTGCGGAGTTGGCCAGGTGCTCGATTCGGGCAAGGTCCTCAGTCATTTGGAAGCCGTCCACCGCTACAATCTGAAGCGGACGCTGGCAACGTTTGCCAACCCGCAACGGCCAACCTATGCGTGCGGGGCCGAAGGCGGGCTGCTGGTGTGCACCTGGCCTAAAGGGAGCGAGCTATCGCTGCCCTTCCCCTATTCCAATGAGGTTTGGACCGGCATCGAATACCACGTCGCCTCGCACCTGATGCGGATGGGCCGGGTGAAGCAAGGACTCGAAATCGTGCGCCTCTGCCGCGACCGCTATGACGGACGGGTGCGCAATCCCTTCGACGAATACGAATGCGGCCATTGGTACGCCCGTGCGATGTCCTCCTATGCCCTGCTCTTTGGCCTCAGCGGCGCGCGGTACGATGCCGTGGATAAAATCCTGTATCTCGAACCTTCTCTGGCGGGGGATTTCCGCTGCTTCTTTTCGACCGCCTCCGGCTATGGAACCGTCGGGGTCAAGGGAGGAAAGCCGTTCTATGAACCGAAGGCGGGCGCGCTGGAAATCCGCGAGCTGAAATACGTGGCACGGGGCTGA
- the ilvN gene encoding acetolactate synthase small subunit: MRHTISVLVENKFGVLTRVAGLFSGRGYNIDSLNVAPTQDPTASRMTIVTRGDDATLEQIVKQLNKLTDIMKVVDFRDGEYVDRELVLIKVSVDSKTRAEVMQITDIFRAKIVDVQPKSLTIEVTGNESKVEKFLDLMKSFGVVDLTRTGKVALPRK, from the coding sequence ATGCGACATACGATCTCGGTGCTGGTAGAGAATAAATTCGGTGTGCTGACGCGTGTGGCGGGTTTGTTCAGCGGACGCGGCTATAACATTGACAGTCTGAACGTGGCGCCCACGCAGGACCCGACCGCATCGCGCATGACGATTGTGACGCGGGGTGATGACGCGACGCTGGAACAGATCGTCAAGCAGCTCAATAAGCTGACCGACATCATGAAAGTGGTGGATTTTCGAGATGGGGAATATGTGGATCGCGAGCTGGTCCTGATCAAAGTGTCGGTTGATTCCAAGACGCGGGCCGAGGTGATGCAGATTACGGACATCTTCCGGGCCAAAATCGTCGATGTGCAGCCCAAGAGCCTGACTATCGAGGTGACTGGGAACGAGAGCAAAGTGGAGAAGTTTCTGGATTTGATGAAGAGCTTCGGCGTGGTGGATTTGACGCGAACGGGCAAGGTGGCCTTGCCTCGGAAGTAA